A window from Chitinophaga filiformis encodes these proteins:
- a CDS encoding SDR family NAD(P)-dependent oxidoreductase, with translation MTTKKTWFITGASKGLGLALVQRLLKEGYKVAATSRDADMLSKEVNYKGDNFLPLQVDLNSNGSVQQAVKQIIAKLGGIDVVVNNAGYGQLGTLEELTDEEARSNFDVNVFGTLNVIRNVMPHYREKKSGAFFNISSIAGFLGTFPGWGIYNATKFAVAGLTEALSAEIKSMGVSATIVYPGYFKTNFLLQGSLRTAASPISEYKEARDLEVIHNEQIIGNQPGDPEKAAAALIQVAEMETKPLHLFLGSDSFGMANGKIEALQADLKAYESISRSTDF, from the coding sequence ATGACTACGAAAAAAACTTGGTTTATCACAGGTGCTTCAAAAGGCTTAGGCCTGGCACTGGTACAACGCTTACTTAAGGAAGGATATAAAGTAGCAGCAACTTCAAGAGATGCTGATATGCTAAGTAAGGAAGTAAACTATAAGGGTGACAACTTTCTGCCCCTTCAGGTTGACTTAAACAGCAACGGGAGCGTTCAGCAGGCAGTTAAGCAAATAATCGCCAAACTCGGTGGAATTGATGTTGTGGTTAACAACGCCGGCTATGGACAACTAGGCACGCTGGAAGAATTGACTGATGAAGAAGCCCGCAGCAACTTTGACGTAAATGTGTTCGGCACATTGAACGTGATCCGCAACGTGATGCCGCATTACCGCGAGAAGAAATCCGGGGCGTTTTTCAATATCTCTTCTATAGCCGGTTTCCTGGGCACCTTCCCTGGATGGGGTATCTATAACGCCACTAAGTTTGCGGTAGCGGGATTGACAGAAGCACTGTCTGCCGAAATTAAATCCATGGGCGTATCTGCAACCATTGTCTATCCGGGCTATTTCAAAACCAATTTCCTGCTGCAGGGTTCACTTCGTACCGCTGCTTCGCCTATCAGTGAATATAAAGAGGCGCGTGACCTGGAAGTAATCCACAATGAGCAAATCATCGGCAACCAGCCGGGAGACCCTGAAAAAGCAGCAGCAGCGCTAATTCAGGTAGCAGAAATGGAAACCAAACCATTGCACCTGTTCCTGGGTTCGGACTCATTCGGTATGGCCAATGGTAAAATTGAAGCCTTACAGGCAGATCTGAAGGCATATGAAAGCATTAGCAGGTCTACCGATTTTTAG
- a CDS encoding type 1 glutamine amidotransferase domain-containing protein, whose protein sequence is MTKINNARVLMIATNGFEQAELFEPFHALQDAGAIITLAALDTQPIHGVIYDAASGMSNISGEYITPDISLEQVDLEEYDALYLPGGVISPDKLRIVPKAVELVRTAAEKGMLIASICHGPWLLVEADVVRGKKVTGWYAIRTDLRNAGAEVLDQEVVVDGKLITSRMPSDIPAMNQAFIQAIAAEIR, encoded by the coding sequence ATGACTAAAATTAATAACGCCCGTGTTTTAATGATTGCAACAAACGGGTTTGAACAGGCAGAACTATTTGAGCCATTCCATGCATTACAGGATGCTGGTGCGATAATAACGTTAGCGGCTTTAGACACTCAACCTATACACGGTGTGATTTATGATGCCGCATCTGGAATGTCCAATATATCAGGTGAGTATATCACACCAGATATAAGCCTGGAGCAGGTTGACCTTGAGGAATATGATGCGCTTTATCTTCCTGGTGGGGTTATCAGTCCGGATAAGCTGCGCATAGTTCCGAAGGCAGTAGAACTGGTACGTACAGCTGCAGAAAAAGGTATGTTGATCGCATCCATCTGCCATGGCCCATGGTTGCTGGTTGAAGCAGATGTTGTGAGAGGAAAGAAGGTGACCGGTTGGTATGCCATCCGCACTGATCTTAGAAATGCAGGTGCAGAGGTACTGGATCAGGAAGTTGTCGTTGATGGTAAACTCATTACCAGCCGCATGCCGTCTGATATTCCCGCCATGAACCAGGCGTTTATACAGGCAATAGCTGCTGAAATCAGGTAA
- a CDS encoding LytR/AlgR family response regulator transcription factor, producing MKNRMLMPTKGGIQKMIKSNEIIYIKVHLTNSIIKFSDGHSLVIPLSLRQFEARLPPELFCRTHRNYIVCLDHVISVAENHITLTGEKEGIPLSENYKKEFYSHFIVF from the coding sequence ATGAAGAACCGTATGCTTATGCCTACCAAAGGTGGCATTCAGAAGATGATCAAAAGCAATGAGATCATCTATATCAAAGTACACCTTACGAACAGCATTATTAAGTTTTCCGATGGCCATTCACTGGTAATACCGCTTAGCCTGAGACAGTTTGAAGCACGCCTTCCGCCTGAATTATTTTGCCGGACCCATAGGAATTATATCGTTTGCCTTGATCACGTTATAAGCGTAGCCGAAAATCATATTACCCTCACAGGTGAGAAAGAGGGCATTCCGCTGAGTGAAAACTATAAAAAGGAGTTTTATAGTCATTTTATTGTGTTTTAA
- a CDS encoding LytR/AlgR family response regulator transcription factor, with amino-acid sequence MIESASIVYVTVLDKYIQLKLTDNRTRRVRISLRQFEKHLPPNLFLRIHKRYIVCIRHVRFVDMDVTMRTGDKLPISKEFKDAFLSHFIIL; translated from the coding sequence ATGATCGAATCAGCATCGATCGTTTACGTGACCGTTTTAGATAAGTATATTCAGCTTAAGCTTACAGATAACCGCACCCGTAGGGTGAGAATCAGCCTCCGGCAATTTGAGAAACATCTTCCTCCCAATCTTTTTCTCCGCATACACAAAAGATATATCGTCTGCATTCGCCATGTCAGATTTGTTGATATGGATGTTACTATGAGGACCGGAGATAAATTGCCCATTAGCAAGGAGTTTAAGGATGCATTTCTTAGTCATTTCATCATCTTGTAA
- a CDS encoding enoyl-CoA hydratase/isomerase family protein encodes MTTMQKTAALYGWINRAIPDEQLDSFVDNLAARIASFDKPAIVAIKSIMNERATLPKNEHIMETQTLFFESLQWEGSRQRVKALLGKGLQQHSDVELNLGKYL; translated from the coding sequence ATGACTACGATGCAGAAAACGGCGGCTTTGTACGGCTGGATAAACCGGGCCATTCCTGATGAGCAACTGGACAGCTTTGTTGATAATCTGGCTGCGAGGATTGCCTCATTTGACAAACCTGCTATTGTTGCCATCAAATCTATCATGAACGAACGGGCTACACTTCCCAAAAATGAGCATATCATGGAAACTCAAACGCTCTTCTTTGAGTCCTTGCAGTGGGAAGGTAGCAGACAAAGGGTAAAAGCTTTACTGGGAAAAGGCCTACAGCAACACAGCGACGTTGAGTTGAACCTTGGTAAATACCTTTAA
- a CDS encoding SDR family oxidoreductase → MSKKIVLITGTNSGFGWLTAHTVAALGHQVYATMRDTKGRNADKAHALSAVENVKVLDVTLTDDESVKQAVETILAKEGAIDVLVNNAGYGMTGVAESFTTADVHTTFDINVYAPWRLVKQVLPAMRKQAEGLIINVSSGFGRVSFPFATIYAASKFALEGISEGLHYEVKRLGIDVAIVEPGAFPTEMQQKNNPASDQGVSEGYSAIAHIPNKMIAALGGEMQAKNPNPQDVADAIVKLIDTPNGARPLRTVVDPITGQYIEAANQAIAEQFAKGLTVFGMGELL, encoded by the coding sequence ATGAGCAAAAAGATTGTATTGATAACCGGAACAAATAGTGGTTTTGGCTGGCTTACCGCTCATACCGTGGCCGCCTTAGGGCACCAGGTGTATGCTACAATGCGCGATACCAAGGGTCGTAACGCCGATAAAGCCCATGCCCTTTCAGCCGTGGAGAACGTGAAAGTTTTGGACGTTACGCTGACCGACGACGAGAGCGTCAAGCAGGCCGTTGAAACCATTCTCGCCAAAGAAGGCGCTATTGATGTGCTGGTGAACAACGCTGGTTACGGCATGACTGGTGTGGCTGAAAGCTTTACCACGGCCGATGTGCACACCACTTTTGATATCAATGTTTATGCCCCCTGGCGACTGGTCAAACAAGTGTTGCCCGCAATGCGTAAACAGGCCGAAGGACTGATCATTAACGTGAGCAGTGGCTTTGGGCGGGTATCGTTCCCGTTCGCTACTATTTATGCGGCCTCGAAATTTGCGCTGGAAGGAATAAGTGAGGGCCTGCATTACGAGGTAAAACGTCTAGGCATTGATGTGGCCATTGTGGAGCCGGGTGCTTTCCCCACCGAGATGCAGCAAAAGAATAACCCAGCATCTGATCAGGGTGTGTCTGAAGGATACAGTGCCATTGCCCATATACCCAACAAAATGATAGCAGCGTTGGGCGGAGAGATGCAGGCTAAAAATCCAAACCCGCAGGATGTTGCCGACGCCATTGTAAAACTTATCGACACGCCTAACGGCGCCCGGCCATTACGTACCGTGGTTGACCCCATCACCGGCCAATACATTGAAGCCGCCAACCAGGCCATCGCCGAACAATTTGCCAAAGGATTAACTGTGTTCGGAATGGGTGAATTATTATAA
- a CDS encoding Crp/Fnr family transcriptional regulator: MEALINLILQFGDLNKQQIEFLLSKVEMLEFRKDDYLSEAGKVPRYVAFILEGVFRFCYYNNKGEEITNYFVEEGNFVVDNEKFESQITASEYVQAVTDCKVLVFNKKGWDEISNTIVGWDMMKANMVKKCLTLAMERRSPLVSEDATTRYLSFIKAFPNLINRIPLSYVASYLGITQQSLSRIRRNIR, encoded by the coding sequence ATGGAAGCGCTTATAAATCTTATCCTCCAATTTGGTGACCTGAACAAACAGCAGATCGAGTTTTTGCTGAGCAAGGTTGAAATGCTCGAATTCAGAAAAGACGACTACCTGTCGGAAGCCGGGAAGGTGCCTCGTTATGTGGCGTTCATATTGGAAGGCGTGTTCCGCTTCTGCTATTATAACAACAAGGGTGAGGAGATCACCAATTATTTTGTGGAAGAAGGCAATTTTGTAGTCGATAATGAAAAGTTCGAATCGCAGATCACGGCGTCCGAATATGTACAGGCCGTTACCGACTGCAAGGTGCTTGTTTTTAACAAAAAGGGTTGGGACGAAATATCCAACACCATTGTGGGCTGGGATATGATGAAGGCCAATATGGTAAAAAAGTGCCTTACGCTGGCCATGGAGCGACGCAGTCCGCTGGTGTCAGAAGATGCCACCACGCGTTATCTGTCGTTCATTAAAGCGTTCCCTAACCTCATCAACCGCATCCCACTTTCGTACGTAGCTTCCTACCTGGGCATTACCCAGCAATCGCTAAGCCGTATACGCCGAAACATCCGTTAG
- a CDS encoding DUF2147 domain-containing protein, with product MKKTILALFTLLLSLASSAQKLPADQITGVWQCDDYKIEVFKAGNTYSAKLLWSKDMFEADGKTSKKDLKNPDEKLRSRSVQGITHITDLVYKDGEYVDGKLYSVQDGNTYSFKGKLKGPEELETRGYKGIPLMGKSFNWKRVQ from the coding sequence ATGAAAAAAACAATTTTAGCATTGTTTACGCTGCTCTTATCACTGGCATCTTCCGCGCAGAAACTACCTGCAGACCAAATTACAGGAGTATGGCAATGTGATGATTACAAGATCGAGGTGTTCAAAGCAGGCAACACCTACTCGGCCAAACTCTTATGGTCGAAAGACATGTTCGAAGCAGATGGAAAAACGTCAAAGAAGGACCTTAAAAATCCTGATGAAAAGCTCCGGAGCAGATCCGTGCAAGGCATTACGCATATTACCGATCTTGTCTACAAGGATGGCGAATACGTGGACGGTAAGCTGTATAGCGTACAGGATGGAAACACCTATAGTTTCAAAGGTAAACTGAAAGGTCCTGAAGAACTTGAAACCCGGGGCTACAAAGGTATACCATTGATGGGCAAATCATTCAACTGGAAAAGAGTGCAGTAA
- a CDS encoding SDR family oxidoreductase, whose translation MDLKNNTILITGGTSGIGLELVRQLTEQGSTIIVTGRKQEALNDTKRRFPGIHVFRSDVSDPQDIERLYEEVTKQYPDLNIIINNAGEMRLLDLQDASKDLENITREIDINLTGTIRMVHQFLPHLTQKRTAAIVNVSSAIAFIPYSTAPVYSASKAGVHAYSQALRLQLSKTNVKVFELVPPGVNTNLQNDWVLPPNPSQMMDVDKLVSVAIKGLLNDTPEIKPFLVNVIKFLSRLMPKQLMKLGHREFEKFRKLNIQQ comes from the coding sequence ATGGATTTAAAGAACAACACCATCCTGATCACAGGAGGAACCAGCGGTATAGGGCTGGAACTCGTCAGGCAACTTACCGAACAGGGATCAACGATTATCGTTACAGGTCGCAAACAAGAAGCCTTAAATGATACGAAAAGGCGTTTCCCCGGGATACACGTCTTTCGGAGCGATGTAAGTGATCCGCAAGATATTGAGCGCCTGTATGAAGAGGTGACAAAACAATATCCTGATCTGAATATAATCATCAACAATGCGGGTGAAATGCGGTTGCTTGACCTTCAGGATGCCAGCAAGGACCTGGAAAACATAACCCGTGAGATTGATATTAATCTCACCGGAACGATCCGGATGGTTCATCAGTTTTTACCGCACCTGACCCAAAAGCGTACGGCAGCAATTGTGAACGTTTCCTCTGCCATTGCTTTCATACCCTACTCCACCGCTCCGGTTTATAGCGCTTCAAAAGCAGGGGTTCATGCTTATTCCCAGGCACTGCGCCTCCAATTGAGCAAAACCAATGTCAAGGTATTCGAACTAGTTCCTCCGGGGGTGAATACCAATCTTCAGAATGATTGGGTATTGCCACCGAATCCAAGCCAAATGATGGATGTGGATAAACTAGTGAGTGTAGCCATCAAAGGACTTTTGAACGACACGCCTGAGATTAAGCCGTTCCTGGTGAATGTGATAAAATTCTTAAGCAGGCTGATGCCTAAGCAATTAATGAAATTAGGGCACAGGGAATTTGAAAAATTCAGAAAACTTAATATTCAACAATAA